In Colletotrichum destructivum chromosome 8, complete sequence, the following proteins share a genomic window:
- a CDS encoding Putative PAS domain, Zinc finger, GATA-type, Zinc finger, NHR/GATA-type, PAS domain superfamily: MSHGPPQPPPASLFGFGPQDAFSAFDAMAEADPNMMSSLLDPTVYGSFDAMSMSVDNPNDDNAMSTFNFAGNTPMPDAMGDDTPSMSNNYSNNGDDASSIVGGGPPPAGGMSSQAMQQAGSTLTEFTKRRNWPAKVVEELKDFLQILDANGRIRYVSPSILNLTGYTAEEIADTFLKDLVHPDDVGVFVAELNESIASGNPLRLFFRFKKKDGKYAIFESVGHAHIAAAKFAPNPHNQSPFCQAVFMMSRPYPTKNAGLLDSFLEHKIENERLRRRIAELRREEDMENEESQRQWMQSQEGRSDMTPSETTMTSAPSHVSRSTETGDRSSALNVALTREALEGVAGSRPDSLKDKMARYEGTASHTDTIEMLTGLRYIEGERSRGITTGNASPTLIKGDAGIAIPLDRDPRTGDKKKKLKTSEEYVCTDCGTLDSPEWRKGPSGPKTLCNACGLRWAKKEKKNRHSNSTSHQPGSLQVEHGGG; this comes from the exons ATGTCCCACGGACCACCTCAGCCGCCCCCGGCCAGTCTGTTCGGCTTCGGGCCCCAAGACGCCTTTTCTGCCTTTGATGCT ATGGCTGAAGCCGACCCCAACATGATGTCCTCTCTCCTGGACCCGACAGTCTATGGGAGCTTTGACGCCATGTCCATGAGCGTCGACAaccccaacgacgacaatgCCATGTCCACCTTCAATTTTGCCGGCAACACCCCCATGCCCGACGCCATGGGAGATGATACGCCTTCCATGAGCAACAATTATTCAAACAATGGCGACGATGCTTCCAGTAtcgttggcggcgggcctccacccgccggcggcatgaGTTCGCAGGCCAtgcagcaggccggcagtACCCTCACCGAATTCACAAAGAGACGGAACTGGCCCGCGAAAgtggtcgaggagctcaaggactTTCTCCAAATTCTCGACGCCAATGGTCGCATACGATACGTCTCGCCGAGCATACTGAACCTAACAGGCTACACTGCCGAGGAGATCGCCGACACCTTCCTCAAGGACCTAGTTCACCcagacgacgtcggcgtcttcgtcgctgAGTTGAACGAGTCCATAGCATCGGGAAATCCATTGCGCCTGTTCTTCCGgttcaagaagaaggacggtAAATACGCCATTTTCGAGTCGGTAGGCCATGCCCACATTGCGGCCGCCAAATTTGCGCCGAACCCCCACAACCAATCACCCTTCTGCCAGGCCGTGTTTATGATGTCGCGCCCATACCCAACAAAGAACGCCGGTCTGCTGGACTCGTTTTTGGAACACAAGATTGAGAACGAACGCCTGAGGAGACGCATTGCCGAGCTGCGCAGGGAAGAGGACATGGAGAATGAAGAGTCACAGCGGCAGTGGATGCAGAGCCAGGAGGGCAGGTCGGACATGACGCCGTCCGAGACTACGATGACGTCTGCTCCGAGCCACGTCTCTCGCAGCACGGAAACGGGCGACAGGTCGTCTGCCCTCAACGTCGCGCTCACGCGCGAGGCTCTGGAGGGTGTCGCAGGCAGTCGCCCAGATTCGTTGAAGGACAAGATGGCTAGATACGAAGGGACAGCTTCGCATACGGACACCATCGAGATGTTGACCGGGCTGAGATACATTGAGGGCGAAAGAAGTCGCGGCATCACGACAGGCAACGCAAGCCCAACACTGATCAAGGGCGACGCCGGAATCGCCATCCCACTCGATCGCGACCCTCGGACaggcgacaagaagaagaagctcaagactTCGGAGGAATACGTCTGCACGGACTGCG GTACACTGGATTCTCCCGAATGGCGCAAAGGCCCAAGTGGACCCAAGACACTATGCAACGCCTGCGGTCTTCGGTGGGccaagaaagagaagaaaaaccGGCATAGCAATAGCACCAGTCATCAGCCAGGTTCGTTGCAAGTCGAGCATGGTGGGGGCTAG
- a CDS encoding Putative ribosome recycling factor, RRF superfamily: MRSLRVSNSLLRGPNGILPAARSQAQAPLAARLIAASNTLPHTAATTTTTPLAVRSFSQSSGLQKKKKAPQYSTYDSPEIVSRTSHTVDEADQDDLPGSKHPKPDPADPLNFADVASRFSSLASHHAEILKKLQSGDRFSPDAIGALVVQPDRKDPATTYPLRELAEIVPRPGGRTVSLLLHERDYVKPVMAAVQASPDFNQQPQQDPDNELELVLKVEATNKDVVVRRAKDAAQAWREKMRNVTEKRKKVHAKWQKEAGIVPDLKRRADKELQKLQDKEMKVVDAAEQQAVRKIQG; this comes from the exons ATGCGAAGCCTTCGAGTCTCCAATTCGCTTCTCCGAGGCCCCAATGGCATCCTCCCAGCTGCGCGGAG CCAAGCCCAGGCACCGCTCGCAGCTCGCCTGATCGCAGCATCCAACACCCTCCCACacacggcggcgacgacaacaacaacccctcTCGCGGTGCGCTCCTTCTCCCAGTCCTCGGGACtccaaaagaagaagaaggcaccCCAGTACTCGACTTACGACTCCCCGGAGATCGTCTCCCGAACCTCCCACActgtcgacgaggccgaccaAGACGACCTCCCCGGCTCCAAGCACCCGAAGCCCGACCCGGCCGATCCCCTCAActtcgccgacgtcgcctcgcgcttctcctccctcgctTCCCACCATGCCGAGATCCTCAAGAAGCTCCAGTCGGGCGACCGCTTCTCCCCGGATGCCATCGGCGCCCTGGTCGTCCAGCCCGACCGCAAGGACCCGGCGACAACCTACCCTCTccgcgagctcgccgagatcgtGCCGCGTCCCGGCGGCCGAaccgtctccctcctcctccacgagAGAGACTACGTCAAGCccgtcatggccgccgtTCAGGCCTCGCCCGACTTCAACCAGCAGCCCCAGCAAGACCCGGACAACGAGCTCGAGCTAGTCCTGAAGGTCGAGGCCACCAACAAGGACGTCGTTGTGCGCAgggccaaggacgccgcccAGGCCTGGAGGGAAAAGATGAGGAACGTGACAGAAAAGCGCAAGAAGGTCCACGCAAAGTGGCAGAAGGAAGCTGGCATCGTCCCCGATCTCAAGAGGAGGGCCGACAAGGAGCTACAGAAGCTGCAAGATAAGGAGATGAAGGTCGTTGATGCCgcagagcagcaggccgtcaGGAAGATCCAGGGTTGA
- a CDS encoding Putative protein phosphatase 4 core regulatory subunit R2: MEIEVDADLLRTVATGGQMDYGLWPALSQGIISRLDKIAHNEFPIPNLPNPPQPINAPGQQPRLLSPLPSSSIEPASSLPSSQDADKENTKPSVPASSTVPAQTEAANTAADASSVSEATESLPVQITAMLDEINSVLSTFPKYPPHTIQRLAELVLEPRRHYRHLASYLHAVDRVVHVTSGANIYPLPPAIPDMSTMTLLSNGSANGQENPAAAAAAAVAWSNSTNSVASTVGTDEALGGALLTPIPWLTRRPSPGSSSPASSNGGGPAEIRTESTETIDGPNGVGSIETVSVSVNGIPSMGASNSSRAITQGELLRQEQEQGVVPVNQLVRQAEEAQHAAALRSGDGIRASSPENQQQHQHQQQEHAAAAAATSDAGAAVAEEEEEEEEEEEESEIPRARGPEEIGVGDLGPQSETTSFINGALGLEMQGIDVEAAVGRKAERTHATPPPEDAKKEDDAAEAIVDDAASDTSVTSHAKRDADEELDGLASKKVKEHEGDVAGEVSKATVGSPKEGDAEAVAGAVEAKNENIEEKAEFKADGATAEAANEAKAEIETKKTDS, encoded by the exons ATGgagatcgaggtcgacgcAGACCTCTTGCGGACGGTCGCAACAGGTGGCCAGATGGACTA CGGTTTATGGCCCGCCCTGTCTCAAGGAATCATCTCGAGGCTAGACAAG ATTGCCCACAATGAATTTCCCATCCCGAACCTGCCCAACCCTCCTCAACCCATTAACGCTCCAGGCCAACAACCGCGGCTTCTTTCGCCGCTCCCTTCGTCCTCCATCGAACCCGCCAGCAGCCTGCCATCATCACAGgacgccgacaaggagaacaCCAAGCCGAGCGTtccggcatcgtcgacggtCCCCGCCCAAACCGAAGccgccaacaccgccgccgatgcaTCGTCCGTCTCCGAGGCCACCGAGTCTCTCCCCGTCCAGATTACGGCCATGCTCGACGAGATCAACTCGGTCCTGTCGACCTTTCCCAAGTACCCGCCGCACACCATCcagcgcctcgccgagctcgttCTTGAGCCGCGCCGACACTACCGCCACCTGGCCTCGTACCTGCACGCCGTTGACCGCGTCGTCCACGTCACCAGCGGCGCAAACATCTACCCCCTTCCGCCCGCCATTCCCGACATGTCTACCATGACTCTGCTCTCCAACGGCAGCGCCAACGGCCAGGAGAAtccggccgcggccgcggcggcagctgtCGCCTGGAGCAACTCGACAAACTCGGTCGCCTCGACCGTCGGCAcggacgaggccctcggcggtgCCCTACTAACCCCGATCCCCTGGCTCACCCGCCGCCCGAGCCCGGgatcatcctcgccggcctcctctAACGGAGGTGGCCCGGCCGAGATCCGCACCGAGTCGACGGAGACCATCGACGGCCCTAATGGCGTCGGCAGCATCGAGACGGTCAGCGTCAGCGTTAACGGTATACCATCCATGGGTgcaagcaacagcagccgcGCGATAACACAAGGTGAGTTACTGCGACAAGAACAGGAGCAGGGCGTCGTTCCAGTCAACCAACTAGTGcgacaagcagaagaagcacaACACGCCGCGGCCCTGCGAAGCGGGGACGGCATCAGGGCCAGCAGCCCCGAGaatcagcagcagcaccagcaccagcagcaagaacatgccgctgctgccgccgccacctctgATGCCGGCGCTGCTgtggctgaagaagaagaagaagaagaagaagaagaagaagagagtgAGATACCGCGTGCCCGCGGGCCCGAGGAAATCGGAGTCGGAGACCTTGGTCCGCAAAGCGAGACGACAAGCTTCATCAATGGTGCACTCGGCCTCGAGATGCAGggcatcgacgtcgaggctgcCGTGGGCCGGAAGGCTGAGCGGACGCATGCCACGCCTCCGCCCGAAGAcgccaagaaggaagacgatgctgccgaggcaatcgtcgacgacgcagCGTCCGACACGAGCGTTACGTCGCACGCCAAGCgtgatgccgacgaggagctcgatggccttgccaGCAAGAAGGTTAAGGAGCACGAGGGCGACGTGGCCGGAGAAGTGTCAAAGGCTACAGTTGGATCGCCGAAGGAAGGAGATgccgaggcggtggccggagccgtcgaggccaagaatGAAAATATCGAGGAGAAAGCCGAGTTTAAGGCGGACGGTGCTACGGCCGAGGCTGCAAATGAGGCCAAGGCGGAGATAGAGACAAAGAAGACGGACAGctga
- a CDS encoding Putative DNA repair protein Rad50, giving the protein MCAAGGLVILVGKRHHCENRGDLVPWRPNTFFFFLLLAYLILSYLINRCAKSRLFASAVFARASLSVPRPRVTSPSCARPSTGDYQRPLQSIPTDCSLVQGSSQHCSTGITQLSTSIRQDPPGFGFFLDVDTGNFTQRYHSHPLDSHGNWLREAPPAMSKIDKLSVQGIRSFGGSRETISFYTPLTLIVGYNGSGKTTIIECLKYATTGEQPPNSKGGAFVHDPKLCGEKEVLAQVKLAFTSTSGHKCVSTRSLQLTVKKNSRSLKTLEGSLVYNNNGERTVISSRVAQMDEFIPRELGVSRAILDYVIFCHQDESLWPMSEPAALKKQFDQIFEAMRYTKAIDNLKVLRKKQGEELAKLKIFEEQDRINKEKGDRAEKRSMALQNDIEESREKCNALTLEMEQLQEQIREKHEQANSYLNIVNDLKFKRDQLTYREGSIADIKMTLEELSEDDEYLENALAQYEERMTRYGEEADENKAQYAELQKDLNQSRRELSTKLAEQGKHQSDKDKYERQLQSRMQLVRDAAELHGFRGYDGDLKDAQIKTFNERIQKLLVEKKRDLDRAQKENARELDEATSVITDLEGRKATTTQNRVFAKQRMGAIDKRTNVLQMDINRLDIDEGAKAILDSQFEDLESRLKKANESLAHADFDNQLQRENEKLWQLETENEKLGRELMECTRLASERAQLDLRKKELSDRKRKLETLTNTWKPKLDVHVGTEWQTDTLEAQFHDALKRQNKVVADARQKRDSARDKQQKVDFKLKSAKDVGAKKMDESQRCRSAVVAALQAVRDGATIDDYEEEVKMHEEDVETYTTDISLLDALADYYRGCQKTLQEKNKCRLCDRSFDDKSNVSKSRFSDKLVKFLDPNKKEKAEEDLANSTALLNALRKVKKQYETYQRLITELPSVKEEVASLEAECETLGRQLEEHDAVVSAEEGKLNDIESLNKTVINITQAVKDIKDSEAQVDRIMSQQSSGTVSRSADEIHELQASCNEQIRSTKNKLSKTTSDRQRMKDQVNALELEKSELRNKLSKALNQLERKKDFQSQIQTLKEDQAHQRELISQADQELESIEPEIAEARSIRDDTLQRGRAKEQAIAEERDKVADSVTELKMVESDIRDYIDRGGPSNLAANQRAIASLEKSIAALDKEISDLTVRTNKLKQDIDNGDRKKQNISNNLKYRQNLQQLEILRRDIEELESRDADEDYKSLITEAKQLENRHNRLVADRGSIMGQMKTKDEELERLLLEWEQEYKSAAKKYRESHIKVETTKAAIEDLGRYISALDTAIMRYHSLKMEEVNRIAGELWQSTYQGTDIDTILIRSDNENATTGRRSYNYRVCMVKQDTEMDMRGRCSAGQKVLASIIIRLALAESFGVNCGLIALDEPTTNLDKDNIKSLAESLHAIIKARQAQSNFQLIVITHDEEFLRHMRCSDFCDSFFRVRRDDKQNSVITKESITRVL; this is encoded by the exons ATGTGTGCTGCAGGCGGCCTAGTCATCCTGGTCGGTAAGCGCCATCACTGTGAAAACAGAGGGGACTTGGTGCCCTGGAGACCGaacaccttcttcttcttcctcttgttaGCTTATCTTATCTTATCTTATCTCATAAACCGGTGCGCGAAGTCACGCCTTTTCGCATCTGCTGTCTTTGCGCGTGCCAGTCTCAGCGTCCCAAGACCACGCGTCACATCCCCATCCTGTGCACGTCCGTCCACCGGCGACTATCAGCGCCCACTTCAATCGATACCCACTGACTGCAGCCTGGTGCAaggcagcagccagcacTGCTCGACGGGTATCACACAATTGAGCACAAGTATACGCCAAGATCCCCCAGGCTTCGGTTTCTTTCTCGACGTCGATACCGGCAATTTCACACAACGATATCATTCCCATCCCCTCGATTCGCATGGCAATTGGCTCCGAGAGGCACCGCCCGCCATGTCCAAAATCGACAAGCTGTCCGTCCAGGGCATCCGCTCTTTTGGAGGCAGTCGCGAAACCATCTCATTCTACACGCCATTGACCCTCATCGTCGGATACAATGGCTCCGGAAAGACTACCATTATCGAGTGTCTCAAGTACGCCACTACCGGCGAGCAGCCCCCCAACAGTAAGGGCGGCGCTTTCGTTCATGACCCTAAG TTGtgcggcgagaaggaggttTTGGCACAGGTTAAGCTTGCATTCACTTCGACCAGTGGCCACAAGTGCGTTTCCACGCGCAGCCTGCAGTTGACCGTCAAGAAAAACTCCCGATCTCTCAAGACCCTTGAAGGATCACTGGTCTACAATAACAATGGCGAGCGCACCGTCATCTCATCCAGAGTCGCTCAGATGGACGAATTCATCCCGAGAGAGCTTGGCGTTTCGAGAGCCATCCTTGACTACGTCATCTTCTGCCATCAGGACGAGTCTTTGTGGCCCATGAGTGAGCCCGCCGCCTTGAAGAAGCAGTTTGACCAGATATTCGAAGCGATGCGATACACCAAAGCCATCGACAACCTCAAGGTCCTCAGGAAAAAACAGGGCGAGGAGCTAGCCAAGCTCAAGATCTTTGAGGAACAAGACCGAATCAACAAGGAGAAGGGTGATCGTGCTGAGAAGCGCTCCATGGCGTTGCAGAACGACATCGAGGAGTCCCGTGAAAAGTGCAACGCGCTCACCCTTGAGATGGAACAGCTGCAGGAGCAGATTCGCGAAAAACACGAGCAGGCCAACAGCTACTTGAACATAGTCAATGACCTCAAGTTCAAGAGAGACCAGCTTACCTACCGCGAAGGCTCCATTGCCGATATCAAGATGACACTGGAGGAACTTTCGGAGGACGACGAATACCTGGAGAATGCGCTGGCGCAGTATGAGGAGCGCATGACCCGCtacggcgaggaggcagacGAGAACAAGGCTCAGTATGCCGAGCTGCAGAAGGACCTCAACCAATCTCGCCGCGAGCTTTCTACCAAGCTTGCAGAGCAGGGCAAACATCAGTCCGACAAGGACAAGTATGAACGTCAGCTCCAGTCTCGCATGCAGCTGGTCCGGGATGCTGCTGAGCTCCACGGGTTCCGTGGCTATGATGGTGACCTCAAGGATGCGCAGATCAAGACCTTCAACGAACGCATTCAGAAGTTGCTGGTTGAGAAGAAGCGTGACCTAGATCGAGCGCAGAAGGAGAACGCGCgagagctggacgaggcgacAAGTGTCATCACGGATCTCGAGGGCCGCAAGGCAACGACGACTCAGAACCGCGTCTTCGCCAAGCAGCGAATGGGTGCCATTGATAAGCGAACCAACGTCTTGCAGATGGACATTAACCGTCTGGACATCGACGAGGGTGCCAAGGCCATTCTTGACAGTCAGTTTGAGGATCTCGAGAGCCGGCTGAAAAAGGCGAACGAGTCCTTGGCCCATGCCGACTTCGACAACCAGCTTCAGCGAGAGAACGAGAAGCTGTGGCAGCTCGAAACCGAGAATGAGAAGCTTGGACGCGAGTTGATGGAGTGTACGAGGCTTGCCTCTGAGCGGGCGCAGCTCGACTTGCGAAAGAAGGAACTGTCAGATCGCAAGCGCAAACTCGAAACCCTTACCAACACATGGAAGCCCAAGCTGGACGTGCATGTTGGCACCGAATGGCAGACAGACACCCTCGAGGCCCAGTTCCATGACGCCCTGAAACGTCAGAATAAAGTTGTCGCCGACGCTCGCCAGAAGCGTGACTCGGCAAGGGACAAGCAACAGAAGGTGGACTTCAAATTGAAGAGTGCTAAAGATGTCGGTGCCAAGAAGATGGACGAGTCACAGCGCTGCCGCAGTGCGGTCGTCGCTGCTCTGCAGGCTGTCCGAGATGGTGCCACTATCGATGACTACGAGGAAGAGGTCAAGATGCATGAAGAAGACGTGGAGACATACACCACTGACATCAGTCTCTTGGACGCCCTAGCAGATTACTACCGCGGCTGCCAGAAGACGCTGCAGGAGAAGAACAAATGCCGGCTCTGCGACCGCAGCTTTGATGACAAGTCGAATGTCTCCAAGTCCCGATTCTCGGACAAGCTGGTCAAGTTCCTTGATCCcaacaagaaggagaaggcaGAGGAAGACCTCGCCAATTCCACTGCCCTGCTTAATGCTCTGCGCAAGGTCAAGAAGCAGTACGAGACCTACCAGAGACTGATAACAGAACTCCCGTCTGTGAAGGAAGAGGTTGCCTCTCTGGAGGCCGAATGTGAAACTCTGGGACGGCAGTTGGAGGAGCACGATGCCGTCGTcagcgccgaggaaggcaaGCTGAACGATATCGAGTCTCTCAACAAGACAGTCATCAATATCACCCAGGCAGTCAAGGATATCAAGGACTCGGAGGCGCAGGTTGACAGAATCATGTCTCAGCAGTCATCCGGCACGGTCAGCAGAAGTGCAGACGAGATTCACGAGCTGCAGGCGTCCTGTAATGAGCAGATCAGATCGACGAAGAACAAGCTTTCCAAGACAACGTCAGATCGCCAGCGGATGAAGGATCAGGTCAACGCGCTCGAACTCGAGAAAAGCGAGCTTCGGAATAAGCTGAGCAAGGCTCTCAACCAACTGGAGCGCAAAAAGGACTTCCAGAGTCAGATCCAGACCTTGAAGGAGGATCAAGCTCATCAGCGGGAGTTGATCAGCCAAGCCGACCAGGAACTGGAATCCATCGAGCCAGAAATCGCCGAGGCTAGGTCAATTCGAGACGACACCTTGCAGCGTGGCCGTGCCAAGGAGCAGGCCATTGCCGAGGAGCGGGACAAGGTTGCCGACTCTGTTACGGAGCTGAAGATGGTCGAGAGCGATATTCGAGACTACATCGACCGTGGCGGCCCCTCCAACCTGGCGGCGAACCAGCGGGCTATCGCCAGTCTCGAGAAATCGATCGCTGCTCTAGACAAGGAGATATCTGACTTGACTGTGCGCACCAACAAGTTGAAGCAGGATATCGACAACGGCGACCGCAAGAAGCAGAACATAAGCAACAACCTGAAGTACCGCCAGAACCTGCAGCAACTTGAGATCCTCCGCCGGGATATTGAAGAACTGGAGtcccgcgacgccgacgaggactaTAAGTCGCTGATCACCGAAGCGAAGCAGCTGGAGAACCGCCACAACCGGCTCGTCGCGGACCGCGGCTCCATCATGGGTCAGATGAAGACCAaagacgaggagctcgagcgGCTCCTGCTGGAGTGGGAGCAAGAGTACAAGAGCGCTGCCAAGAAGTACCGCGAGTCGCACATCAAGGTCGAAACGACCAAGGCAGCCATTGAGGACTTGGGTCGATACATCTCGGCACTGGACACGGCCATCATGCGGTACCACAGCCTGAAAATGGAGGAGGTCAACCGCATCGCCGGCGAGCTGTGGCAGAGCACGTATCAGGGCACGGACATTGACACGATTCTTATCCGCTCCGACAACGAGAACGCGACGACGGGCCGGCGCTCCTACAACTACCGCGTCTGCATGGTCAAGCAGGACACGGAGATGGACATGCGCGGCCGCTGCTCGGCGGGCCAGAAGGTGCTCGccagcatcatcatccgcctcgccctcgccgagagCTTTGGCGTCAACTGCGGCCTCAttgccctcgacgagccgACGACTAATCTCGACAAGGACAACATCAAGAGCCTTGCCGAGAGCCTGCACGCCATAATTAAGGCCCGTCAGGCCCAGAGCAACTTCcagctcatcgtcatcacccACGACGAGGAGTTCCTGCGTCACATGCGCTGCAGCGACTTTTGCGACAGCTTCTTCCGCGTCCGAAGGGACGACAAGCAAAACAGCGTCATCACAAAGGAGAGCATCACGAGGGTTTTGTAA